Proteins encoded together in one Vigna angularis cultivar LongXiaoDou No.4 chromosome 5, ASM1680809v1, whole genome shotgun sequence window:
- the LOC108339536 gene encoding hydroxyproline O-arabinosyltransferase RDN2 — protein MGRASTFLIIFIVLGSSFATYNLVTMLRRYGSSEGVAVPDGRLLFDPILEMPDHVKNRKTSKAPFHVALTATDAPYNKWQCRVMYYWYKQQKKLPGSEMGGFTRILHSGKSDNLMDEIPTVVVDPLAAGLDRGYVVLNRPWAFVQWLEKAKIEEEYVLMAEPDHIFLRPLPNLAYGGHPAAFPFFYIKPDQNEKIIRKFYPEEYGPVTNVDPIGNSPVIIRKDLIAKIAPTWMNVSLKMKEDPETDKAFGWVLEMYAYAVASALHGVRHILRKDFMLQPPWDLETRKKYILHYTYGCDYNMKGELTYGKIGEWRFDKRSHLRGPPPKNLPLPPPGVPESVVTLVKMVNEASANIPNWETT, from the exons ATGGGACGAGCTTCAACATTCcttataatttttatagttCTTGGTTCTTCCTTTGCCACGTACAATCTGGTAACAATGCTAAGGCGCTATGGATCTTCGGAAGGTGTAGCTGTTCCTGATGGTAGATTGCTTTTTGACCCCATTCTTGAGATGCCTGATCATGTAAAGAATCGGAAGACATCTAAAGCACCTTTTCATGTGGCATTAACGGCAACAGATGCTCCATATAACAAATGGCAGTGCCGTGTCATGTATTACTGGTATAAGCAACAAAAAAAGTTACCCGGGTCAGAGATGGGAGGATTCACTAGGATTCTACATTCTGGAAAGTCTGACAACTTGATGGATGAAATTCCTACTGTTGTGGTTGATCCTCTTGCAGCAGGTTTGGACCGG GGATACGTCGTTCTGAATAGGCCATGGGCCTTTGTTCAGTGGCTGGAAAAGGCTAAAATAGAGGAAGA ATATGTGTTAATGGCAGAGCCTGATCATATATTTTTACGCCCTCTGCCCAATCTGGCCTATGGAGGACATCCAGCtgcttttccatttttttacaTCAAACCTGATCAGAACGAAAAGATCATTAGGAAGTTTTATCCTGAGGAATACGGACCAGTTACAAATGTTGACCCAATTGGCAATTCTCCTGTAATTATCAGGAAG gaCTTGATAGCAAAGATTGCTCCTACTTGGATGAATGTTTCTTTGAAGATGAAAGAGGACCCAGAGACTGATAAGGCTTTTGGATGGGTGCTAGAAAT GTATGCTTATGCCGTTGCATCTGCTCTGCATGGTGTGAGGCACATTCTGCGGAAAGACTTCATGCTGCAG CCACCCTGGGATCTTGAAACTAGAAAGAAATACATACTTCATTATACTTACGGTTGTGACTATAATATGAAG GGTGAATTGACTTATGGCAAAATTGGTGAGTGGAGATTTGACAAAAGGTCACATCTACGAGGACCTCCACCAAAGAACTTGCCTTTGCCCCCACCAGGAGTTCCTGAAAGTGTG GTGACCCTTGTAAAGATGGTGAACGAAGCTAGTGCGAACATTCCAAACTGGGAGACAACGTAA